GCTGGTTATCGATGTGACCGGCGAGGGGGGAAGAGCACCTGAAATGTCGGTGTTGAGCGAAGAGTCAAACACCGAACAAACAGCTGAGAATATGCCTGAACAGCAATCAGGAGCTGAGACAGAAAAAAAGGGAGAATCAAAGACCGATAATCCGAGTGCCGGCATTCCTCCTGTCAAGTCCCCTGCGGTCAATAATAATGACGGTCCCAAGCTTTCACTTTCTAATCAATTAGGGCTTAAAATCAAAACCATCGCAATTGACGCTGGCCACGGGGGTCATGATCCTGGTGCGATAGGAAAGAGCGGACTGAAGGAAAAAACCATTACCCTCGATGTTGCGAAGCGGCTTGCCGCTCTTGTGAAAGAACGGCTCGGGTGCGAAGTGGTCATGACCCGCGATCGAGACGTATTTATCCCGCTGGAACAGAGGCCTTTGATCGCGAAATCAAAGAATGCCGACCTTTTTGTCTCGATTCACGTGAACGCGAACCGCAAGCGGAAAGCACGGGGCATCGAAACGTATATTCAGGGTCTGCGTGCCACGGACAGGGATGCCATGGCCACAGCGGCGAGAGAAAATGCGACCACGACGAAAACGCTCAGCGAACTCGACGATGAACTCTCAAAAATCTTAAAGGGGCTGAGGATGGAAAGTAATGATGAAGATTCGATTTACCTGGCGCATGCAATACAGGGTTCGCTCGTTGAGAGGGTAAAACCCATACAGGGTCATGTGGCAAATCTAGGCGTGAAACGTGCTTTTTTTTACGTTCTCATCAATACGGGAATGCCCAGTATCCTCGCCGAAGTGGGCTTTATCAGCAATCCCGAGGAGGAAAAGCTGCTGCGCATGGAATCCTACCGCCAGAGCCTCGCTGAAGCCCTTTTCCAGGGTGTTAAGAAATACGTGGACGCGCGCTCGCCTCAGATGATGGGAATTTAAGATTCCCGTGGTGACAGAAAAAACCTTCCTCTTCGTCCCTGTGCCCTTTCCTCAAAGTGTCTCATGCCTTGCCCCGTTTACGTCGTTTTGATTTTTCCCGCCACTGACCGCGTGCATGCCCGCCAGTACAGCCAACAGGGTTGGGAAGAATCGCGGCAAAATGAGTTCTTCTATATTTCTAGATATTGAGTACCTTCAATCATCGAAATTGATACCTCCGCCCTTTCCTGTCTTGCGGAGGAGGGTCATATACCCATAAACTGCCTCTCGACATCCAGAATCCAGCGCCCTGCCGGGAGAGGTATAATAGAAACAAGACCAGTATAGTCCTGAACCAGGGAGGCGAACATATATGATACGGGTACGCGATCCCAAAAGCATCTATCAGATCGATGGCGAGATAACAAACGGAAGCTTCCACGGTCGATGGCATTTCGCTTTTGGCGACTACTATGATCCTCAATTCGAGGACTTTGGCACGCTGCGCGTCTTTAATGACGATACCCTGACACCGGGAGCCGTCTGGCCGCTGCACCCGCATCGGGATAATGAGGTGGTTACCTATTGCGCTAGCGGTGAATTCAGGCACGCAGACGAGCGGGGCAAAGGCGGCGTTCTGCAAAAGGGATGGGTGCAGCACACGACGGTGGGACGCGGGATGTGGCATTCGGAGATCAATAACCGCCCTGACCAGCCGGTGCGCTTCATTCAGATGTGGTTTTATCCCGCCCAGGCTGGCCTCGAGCCGTCCGTAGAGCAGAAAGCGGTCGAAAAGACGGACAGGACCGACCGGTTCCTGCCGATTGTATCGAACGAGGACAAGGGCTCGCTTCCCATAGCTGCCGATGCGCGCGTATTTTCCAGCTTTCTCCATTCCGGGAAGACCGAGCACTATGACCTCGAGGAGGGGCGCGGTCTATACCTTTACGTGCTCGAAGGGGGGCCGATAACCGTGAATGGTGCGATGGTCCCGACGCTTGGTTCGGCAATGATCACCGGGGAAAGAGCGATACATCTATATGCCGAGGAAGATGCCGAGCTTTTGCTCGTGGAGGTGAAAAAATAGCCGATAACCAGCACGTATACCGCGTTTCCGGCAACCTCTCTGCCCCAGCCGCCTCGTGATTCTCAGGTCTCGTTTACTCCGCCTCTCCGGTGACTTCCGTCATTTGATGAAGTCTGCGGGTATCAACTACTCTCCTCTGTTGGTTTCATGATTTGGTTTCATGATTTGGTTTCGTGATATAGTTATTCAGGAGCAGGTGAGCAGGACAATAACCCGAGCATTCTGACGTCATGGAAAGCAGGGAGTCAACAATGAAGTATCTTGTTACGGTACTTTCGCTGCTCGTGGCCACGGCATCGGTCGTGGGTGGACAGAGGGCTGCCAACTCCAAGGTCGCTGAATTCGCATTACAGGATCAATTCGGCAACCTGGTTGATATCAGCCTGTATAAGGGCAGTATCGTTGTGATTATTGCAAGCGATAAAGAGGGGATCGATCAAAACGAAAACTGGGAGAAAGCTATCCTGCAAAAAAATGGAGACGACATCATTCTTCTCCGCGTTGCAGACGTGCGGGGCGTCCCTTCCGACCTGAGAAAATACGTAAGGAAGAAATTCCAGGAAATTAAGTTGAGCATTCTGCTCGACTGGGATGGCACTATTTTCAGGCAATACGGGTTGATGAAAAATGTTTCCAATCTTATCTTGATAGACAGGAAGGGTTATATACGTTATATGAGTTCTGGCCCGGCTGAAACCCCTGCCGTAGACAGGCTCTTCAATGAAATTGACGTATTGGAGAGATCCCGGTGAAAATGAGGAGTTCTAAGCGAAAAGATTCGGCTCGCTGGAGTTCTTGAAGCTATGCGAGGGCGGGAATCACTCTTAAGGTAAGATTCGGGACGTACCGGAATGACTGCATAAGTAATAAGTTCTTATAACTGATATGTCGTTCTTACTTTGAATCGCTTGGGAAAAGAGATACTGCCGCTTACTGCTTGCTTTCGATTGTTTTCTCGACTTTTGCCCCGCTGTTCGAAATCAGATAGGCCTCGATGAACTGATCGATATCTCCGTCCATCACGGCGTTCACATTCCCCGTCTCCACGACGGTCCGGTGGTCCTTCACCATCTGGTAGGGCTGGAACACATAGGACCTTATCTGGCTTCCCCAGGCGATGTCCTTCTTTTCGCTCACCAGCTTGCCCATCTTTTCCTCCTGCTCTTTTTTCCGGAGTTCGTAGAGCCTCGACTTCAGGACTTTCATCGCCACATTCTTGTTCTTGAGCTGGGAGCGCTCGTTCTGGCACTGCACCACGATGTTCGTGGGTAAATGCGTGATCCTGACGGCAGAATCGGTCTTGTTCACATGCTGTCCTCCCGCGCTCGAGGCCCGGTAGGTGTCAATGCGCAACTCCTTGTCATCGATCTCTATGTCGATGTCGTCCTCGACTTCAGGATACACGAACACCGACGCGAAGGAGGTGTGACGCCTTTTGTTCGCGTCGAACGGGGAGATCCGCACGAGACGGTGCACGCCGGCCTCGGCCTTGAGCCTTCCATAGGCGTAGTCGCCTGAAACCGTGAAGGTGACTGACTTCACGCCTGCTTCTTCTCCGGCCTGGTAATCGAGGATCTCGGTCTTGTATCCGCGCTTCTCGGCCCAGCGGAGGTACATGCGCATGAGCATTTCGGCCCAGTCCTGCGCCTCCGTGCCTCCGGCGCCGGGATGGATCGAGACAATGGCGTTCGATGCATCCATTTCACCCGACAGGAGGGCGGCAACCTCTACAGAAGCGATGTCTGCCTGGATGGAGAGAATATCCCGCTCCAGCTCCTGGTGCAGGGACTCGCCGCCTTCCTCGCTCGCGAGTTCGGCCATAGCCTGGAGATCGCTCGCCCGGTTAGCAAGGCCGGACCATTCCCGGAGTGCGCGTTCAATGACCGCTTTTTCCTTCAGGATGACATTTGCTTTGTCGGTTTTTTCCCAGAAACCCGTGGTTTCCGTCAGGCGGGTGAGTTCGGCCAGCTTTAATTCCTTGGCAGGGGTGTCAAAGATGCCTCCGGAGGGTCTCAAGCCTGTTCTTGATGGTTTCGATCTCCTGTTTGAGGTCTTCTAAAAGCATGATGTACTCCGGAAGAAATGGGATTCGCAGCGGCAAAGAGCCGCCACGCAGAGATTATAGCACAGCGGCGGGCAAATTCAACAGCAAAGGTAAAGTGGCCAGCGTCACACCCGTGAACGGGGCTTGATCAGAACGAGGATGCCGACCAGACAGCACAGATACGAGAACACATCGCCGTAACGGGTGTAGAAGGTCTTTTTCGAGCCGGGAGTAAGCGTCTGGGACAGGTATGCTTCGGTGAAGATGGGGGAGGCTGAAAGAATGCGGCCGTTCGCATCGATAAAGCCCGATATGCCCGTGTTCGCCGCGCGCGCTATGGGCACCCGGTTCTCGACCGCACGGAACACGGCCATCGTAAAATGCTGGTAAGGCGCGGCGGTCTTCCCGAACCAGGCATCGTTCGTGATCGTCGTGATGACGGATGCCCCGCGGTCAACAAAGCGCCTCACCAGGTCCGGGAATATGATTTCATAACAAATAACGGTGCTGATGGTCACGTTCTTCCGGTCCGCGCCGCGCACCGGCACCTTCATGACGGTAAAGTCGGTGCCGGACGCGAAGTCACCGATGGCCTGCACCATCTTTTCGACAAAGAACAGCACGCTCTTGAGCGGCACGTATTCGCCGAAGGGGACGAGGTGGAACTTGTCGTACTCCGCATCGATCTCTCCGTCGCCCCTCACGAGGAAGGCGGAATTGCGCAGAATGACCGACCCCCGACCCCTCAGTTCATAAGTGGGGCTTCCGAAGAGGATCGGCACCCCCCCTTGCTTGACGAACTCCTTGAGCTCTTTCGTCAGTTGCTGGTCCCGGGGGGCGACGCCCCCGAAATAGAATGGCGTAGCTGTCTCCGGCCAAAGAACGAGATCAGGCTTCTGTCCGAGCGCTTCCGACGTTAATCTCTTGTACACGCTGATGGTCTCGCTCTGATATGCCGGGTCCCACTTTTTGTCCTGCTCGATGTTTCCCTGGACCACGGATATCCTGATCCTGTCTGTGCCTTCATCGGCGTGAAGCCGTGAGAACCCGTACCCGAGTGTAAGCGACAGGATAACGACGGCCGGCAGCAGGACGGCGATCTTCTTTCTGTCCCGGATGAATTCTGAGATCGAAGCGTTGACCAGCACAATGAGGAACGAAACCCCATACACGCCGGTCATATCCGAGATCTGTATGACCGGCAATATCCGGTACTGCGTGTATCCCAGAAGCGCCCAGGGGAATCCGCTGAAAACATAAGTCCTCGCCAGCTCGAGCGCGGTCCAGAGAGCGGGGGCGGCGATGAACAGAAGCGAAGGCCGGTGGCGCCGGACATGAACGACGAGCGACGCGAACAGGGCAGGATAGAGGGCCAGGTATGCGCAGAGCAGCAGCGTGATGAGGGACGCCGGGATGATCGGAACATTTCCGTAATAGTGGACCGAGTTCGTGACCCAATGGACGGTTCCGGCAAAGAACACGATGCCGCTGATACCGCCCAGAAAGAGGCCGTTTCTGACGTTCTGTCCATTCAGCGCGAGGAATAGGGGGATAAGGGCGACCCAGGCAAGGACAGGGAGAGCAACGGAGGGGAACGATGCGGCGAGCAGAATGCCTGAAGCTGCTGCAAGCGCCGTGGTGCGGAGATTCATCCTATTTTGCCGCCTTTTGCTCCTGCATCCACCGGAGGAGACCTTCCTTCATGCTGTTGTTGATGCTCGTGTCCGCCGGGGAGGCGGCGAGCGCCGGCTGGTGCTGGGGAGATCTCGGCTTGCCGGCAGGTTTCGGGGTGCGCGGAACGGTTGGCGCGTGACCATGGGAAACCGTGGGTGCCGCTCGGTGCGATTCCTGAAGAGCGTCTGCCACAACAGAGGATACCGCGTGACGGTAGACGATCTCCCGCTTGGGCCCCTCGATGATCATCACATAGCTGTCGAAGGCCCTGATCCTTCCGGAAACGCGGATCTTGTTCTGCAGCGTGATGACCACCGGTGTCCGTGATTCCAGGTACGTATTCAACATCCTGTCAAGGAGATTGGTTTCCATGGTCCCGTCTACCGGTTGATCGTCGTGATCGCGTGTTTGTAATAGAGATGCTGCTTGGTGCCATCCTTGAGCAGGATCGTGAAATTGTCGTACGCTTCGATGGTTGCCTTGATCCGCTGTCCATTGATGAGGAAAAGCGTCAGAAACTGGCTCTCTTTTATCGCCTTGTCCAGGAACTCCTGCTGGATGTTCGGTTTTCGCAACGGTTCATCGGGTGCGCCCTGCTTCTCCGGTTCCGGGGCAGGGGGAGGGGACGGGATTTGCAGAACAGGCTGAAGCGCCGAGAGATAGGCAATTTCCTGTTTCAGAATGGTTACCGTTTTACCGTTCTCGTCAATATTGATCTCGTATCGGCCGATGTCCCTGATGATACCGTCATGCTCCGTCTTGTTCATCTGGCCCACATGGAGCCGCATGCCTTTAGCCTGAGCCTCTGAGAGGAACCTCGGTTCGATCGCGTGACGCAACTCTTCGTTCTGCACTTCCATTAAAAAAAATCATATCCGAAATTCCGAGTTTTTGCAAGGGAATTTTCTGTGTTGACTTTTGCGGGTATATACCATATTATTTTTTACCATGTATGAACTGATGATCGAATCAAAGTTCGCGGCCGCTCACCAGCTGCGCGGGTATGAAGGGAAATGCGAACGTCTCCATGGCCACAACTGGCGGGTCACCATCGCGGTCACGGCAGAGCGTCTGAACGAGCAGGGACTGGCCATCGATTTTCATGACCTGAAGGACGCTCTCCGGGAGGTCCTGGACCAGCTCGAACACACCTTTCTGAACGATATCTTCCCCTTTACCCAGATCAACCCGTCATCCGAGAACCTTGCGAAGTGGATCTACGATACCATGGCCAAGAAGATCAACGATGACAACCTGGAAGTCAGCAGCGTGACCGTCTGGGAATCCGACACCGCATCAGCTAGTTATTTCGACTAACGG
This window of the Nitrospirota bacterium genome carries:
- a CDS encoding N-acetylmuramoyl-L-alanine amidase, encoding MPVPVLSARKPKTPGVVQKIRYWSGGAYTRIVIEQNSPARFQAQELKKPDRLVFDLFNARLGSSVDKDPLSVNDGILKQVRASQYAPDIVRVVLDLASIKSYAAFPLRDPERLVIDVTGEGGRAPEMSVLSEESNTEQTAENMPEQQSGAETEKKGESKTDNPSAGIPPVKSPAVNNNDGPKLSLSNQLGLKIKTIAIDAGHGGHDPGAIGKSGLKEKTITLDVAKRLAALVKERLGCEVVMTRDRDVFIPLEQRPLIAKSKNADLFVSIHVNANRKRKARGIETYIQGLRATDRDAMATAARENATTTKTLSELDDELSKILKGLRMESNDEDSIYLAHAIQGSLVERVKPIQGHVANLGVKRAFFYVLINTGMPSILAEVGFISNPEEEKLLRMESYRQSLAEALFQGVKKYVDARSPQMMGI
- a CDS encoding pirin family protein, whose protein sequence is MIRVRDPKSIYQIDGEITNGSFHGRWHFAFGDYYDPQFEDFGTLRVFNDDTLTPGAVWPLHPHRDNEVVTYCASGEFRHADERGKGGVLQKGWVQHTTVGRGMWHSEINNRPDQPVRFIQMWFYPAQAGLEPSVEQKAVEKTDRTDRFLPIVSNEDKGSLPIAADARVFSSFLHSGKTEHYDLEEGRGLYLYVLEGGPITVNGAMVPTLGSAMITGERAIHLYAEEDAELLLVEVKK
- the prfB gene encoding peptide chain release factor 2 (programmed frameshift), giving the protein MLLEDLKQEIETIKNRLETLRGIFDTPAKELKLAELTRLTETTGFWEKTDKANVILKEKAVIERALREWSGLANRASDLQAMAELASEEGGESLHQELERDILSIQADIASVEVAALLSGEMDASNAIVSIHPGAGGTEAQDWAEMLMRMYLRWAEKRGYKTEILDYQAGEEAGVKSVTFTVSGDYAYGRLKAEAGVHRLVRISPFDANKRRHTSFASVFVYPEVEDDIDIEIDDKELRIDTYRASSAGGQHVNKTDSAVRITHLPTNIVVQCQNERSQLKNKNVAMKVLKSRLYELRKKEQEEKMGKLVSEKKDIAWGSQIRSYVFQPYQMVKDHRTVVETGNVNAVMDGDIDQFIEAYLISNSGAKVEKTIESKQ
- the lnt gene encoding apolipoprotein N-acyltransferase, producing MNLRTTALAAASGILLAASFPSVALPVLAWVALIPLFLALNGQNVRNGLFLGGISGIVFFAGTVHWVTNSVHYYGNVPIIPASLITLLLCAYLALYPALFASLVVHVRRHRPSLLFIAAPALWTALELARTYVFSGFPWALLGYTQYRILPVIQISDMTGVYGVSFLIVLVNASISEFIRDRKKIAVLLPAVVILSLTLGYGFSRLHADEGTDRIRISVVQGNIEQDKKWDPAYQSETISVYKRLTSEALGQKPDLVLWPETATPFYFGGVAPRDQQLTKELKEFVKQGGVPILFGSPTYELRGRGSVILRNSAFLVRGDGEIDAEYDKFHLVPFGEYVPLKSVLFFVEKMVQAIGDFASGTDFTVMKVPVRGADRKNVTISTVICYEIIFPDLVRRFVDRGASVITTITNDAWFGKTAAPYQHFTMAVFRAVENRVPIARAANTGISGFIDANGRILSASPIFTEAYLSQTLTPGSKKTFYTRYGDVFSYLCCLVGILVLIKPRSRV
- a CDS encoding RNA chaperone Hfq, producing the protein METNLLDRMLNTYLESRTPVVITLQNKIRVSGRIRAFDSYVMIIEGPKREIVYRHAVSSVVADALQESHRAAPTVSHGHAPTVPRTPKPAGKPRSPQHQPALAASPADTSINNSMKEGLLRWMQEQKAAK
- the hfq gene encoding RNA chaperone Hfq, which encodes MEVQNEELRHAIEPRFLSEAQAKGMRLHVGQMNKTEHDGIIRDIGRYEINIDENGKTVTILKQEIAYLSALQPVLQIPSPPPAPEPEKQGAPDEPLRKPNIQQEFLDKAIKESQFLTLFLINGQRIKATIEAYDNFTILLKDGTKQHLYYKHAITTINR
- the queD gene encoding 6-carboxytetrahydropterin synthase QueD, whose product is MIESKFAAAHQLRGYEGKCERLHGHNWRVTIAVTAERLNEQGLAIDFHDLKDALREVLDQLEHTFLNDIFPFTQINPSSENLAKWIYDTMAKKINDDNLEVSSVTVWESDTASASYFD